One region of uncultured Methanolobus sp. genomic DNA includes:
- a CDS encoding class I SAM-dependent methyltransferase — MSNDNTNVCPVEKSGSLDSRIRRWLQNPQKILGPYVREGTEVLEIGCGPGFITMDMGRMVGKSGRVVAVDLQEGMLQKVKEKIRLSGEELNIELHKCESDRIGVSGEFDFVFLFYVVHELPDQESCFRELSSLLKKDGRILIVEPPMHVSKQAFAEMLDIAGKIGFVVVDRPKMFPNKAVLLGKA, encoded by the coding sequence ATGTCCAATGACAACACCAACGTATGTCCTGTAGAAAAGTCCGGCAGCCTCGATAGCAGGATTCGCAGATGGCTGCAGAACCCGCAGAAAATACTCGGTCCCTATGTCCGGGAAGGAACGGAAGTTCTGGAAATAGGCTGCGGTCCGGGATTTATCACAATGGACATGGGTCGGATGGTCGGGAAGAGCGGACGTGTAGTGGCAGTTGATCTTCAGGAAGGCATGCTTCAGAAAGTAAAAGAGAAGATCAGGCTGTCCGGGGAAGAACTGAACATAGAGCTTCACAAATGCGAAAGTGACAGAATAGGTGTTTCCGGGGAGTTTGACTTTGTTTTTCTTTTCTACGTTGTCCATGAACTGCCGGATCAGGAAAGTTGCTTCAGGGAACTGTCCTCACTGCTTAAGAAGGATGGCAGGATTCTCATTGTCGAGCCGCCAATGCATGTTTCAAAACAGGCATTTGCTGAGATGCTTGATATTGCCGGTAAAATTGGGTTTGTGGTTGTAGACAGGCCGAAGATGTTTCCTAATAAGGCTGTGTTGTTGGGGAAGGCTTAG
- a CDS encoding Fic family protein: MHIEKRKQGNNTKYYLSHSYRVGKKTKKIRHYLGLNLTEEEIEELRPEAEREIGQQMQAKTDLLKFSLTKKEIEKLNEYDRDVEIVHLDVDGWKAFTEKFVFNTNAIEGSTVTPEEVHDLLRHGEDVTNSDEMEALNVAKAVEFIQSTDEELSLELITRLHRICFEGSKSFAGKLRDVEVVIRNAYGEIVHQGITKEEIRNELEDMANWYRDNSNELKPLVLAALVHNQFEYIHPFEDGNGRVGRLLLNYVLLKHGYPPINILFEDRGRYYYCLQQYSKENSLEDTLEFLVEQYRKGME, encoded by the coding sequence ATGCATATTGAGAAGAGAAAACAGGGAAACAATACGAAATACTACCTGTCCCACTCCTACCGTGTTGGAAAAAAGACGAAGAAGATACGACATTACCTGGGCCTGAACCTGACCGAAGAGGAGATTGAGGAGCTCAGGCCGGAAGCTGAAAGAGAAATCGGGCAGCAGATGCAGGCTAAGACCGACCTGCTGAAGTTTTCACTTACCAAAAAAGAGATCGAGAAGCTCAACGAGTATGACAGGGACGTGGAGATCGTTCACCTTGATGTGGACGGCTGGAAGGCGTTCACGGAGAAATTTGTTTTCAACACCAATGCTATTGAGGGTTCAACGGTTACCCCGGAGGAGGTACATGATCTGCTCCGGCACGGTGAAGATGTTACTAATTCGGATGAGATGGAGGCACTGAATGTTGCAAAGGCTGTTGAGTTCATACAGAGTACGGATGAGGAGCTGTCACTGGAACTTATCACCAGGCTTCACAGGATATGTTTTGAAGGTTCCAAGAGCTTTGCCGGAAAGCTCAGGGATGTTGAGGTTGTGATCCGCAATGCCTATGGGGAGATCGTGCACCAGGGAATCACAAAGGAGGAGATCAGGAACGAACTTGAGGATATGGCCAATTGGTACAGGGATAATTCGAATGAGCTTAAACCCCTTGTCCTTGCCGCCCTGGTCCACAACCAGTTCGAGTACATCCACCCCTTTGAGGACGGTAACGGCAGGGTTGGCAGGTTGCTGCTGAACTATGTACTACTGAAACACGGGTATCCTCCTATCAATATACTGTTTGAGGACAGGGGCAGGTATTACTATTGCCTGCAGCAGTATTCCAAAGAGAACAGCCTCGAGGATACGCTGGAGTTTCTGGTAGAGCAGTATCGGAAGGGCATGGAGTGA
- a CDS encoding DUF3427 domain-containing protein, which produces MKSGLYEHIVNEFLSKNLFDIDEKHKHLSRLNDADSNDYLSQYLYRILSHALSEIKGDKEGKSKIDKQIELCNEIVDILNRYGIETQGLDVSETAEKLMAVLDENLSVDFSRPDTPLSLGALLTGTRQDPSLVSQLKKEILSSDRVDILCSFIKWSGIRILQEELKEFTSRKGSELRVITTSYMGATDSKAIEFLESLPNTTLKVSYDTRRTRLHAKAYLFERKTGFSSAYIGSSNISNAALTDGLEWNIKISQYEQPFQWAKIKATFDTYWNDREFEIYNKDDKSRLIKALQAEKDKNNTEFVMPNFDLAPYPFQKEILESIWAERQLNRNKHLIVAATGTGKTMIAAFDFKKFRQDFFEAHKREPRLLFIAHREEILKQSLYTFRMVLRDHNLGDMMVGGNVPENTEQIFASIQTYNSKEIHDLLDSEYFDYIVVDEFHHAAAPSYKSLLDHVNPSCLLGLTATPERADNLDVKKFFDNHITAEIRLPDAIDRKLLCPFQYFGIADSVDYSKLKWQRGGYVQSELSELYTADDHRAEMICEKTVQTVLDIKNVKGLGFCVSKAHAEYMSRIFNKYGIPSEYLISDSSKDVRKSVQKRLLNKEINFIFVVDLYNEGVDIPEIDTVLFLRPTESLTIFLQQLGRGLRLSDGKDCLTVLDFVGQANKNYRFDLKFKSLIENIGQDIASEIKQGFPHLPAGCSIELERKSKKYILDNISQVLNLRRQTIVNRISSFVADTGMELSFENFIDYYDLDLDDIYKKMCWSRALVEAQIIDNFNEPDEEKLTSGLRRIQHIDDSIYIDCVLRHLIGRNIDEETLSAKERYYLTMFVLTIWNKEKFTSLKDAFSKLLGNPVIYDEIIMLLGYKKSIIRSISPEISLPYVSSLSLHSRYTQAEALAGLGYFDLQNNHTVQAGVLPIKDKKTDVFFITLNKNERDYSPTTMYNDYAINENLFHWQSQASTRVDSKTGQRYINHKNNGHTILLFVRVNKRVNSLAQPYYFLGPAEYVSHEGEKPINFVWKLKYPIPAHLLRETARLIVG; this is translated from the coding sequence ATGAAATCAGGATTGTATGAACATATTGTTAATGAGTTCCTTTCTAAAAACTTGTTCGACATTGATGAGAAGCACAAACATTTATCTCGACTAAACGATGCTGATAGTAACGATTACTTATCACAATATCTCTATCGAATTCTTTCTCACGCTTTATCCGAGATTAAAGGAGATAAGGAAGGAAAATCAAAGATCGATAAACAGATAGAACTATGCAATGAAATAGTAGATATTTTAAACAGGTATGGCATCGAAACTCAAGGATTAGATGTTTCTGAAACCGCTGAAAAACTCATGGCAGTTTTAGATGAAAATCTGAGTGTTGATTTCTCACGTCCTGATACTCCACTTTCTTTAGGTGCATTACTCACAGGTACAAGGCAGGATCCTTCGTTAGTTTCTCAACTTAAAAAAGAGATATTGTCTTCTGACAGAGTGGATATTCTTTGTTCATTCATTAAGTGGAGCGGCATAAGAATTCTCCAAGAAGAACTAAAAGAGTTCACTTCAAGAAAAGGAAGTGAATTAAGAGTTATAACAACCAGTTACATGGGTGCAACGGATTCAAAGGCAATTGAATTTCTTGAAAGTCTGCCAAATACAACTTTGAAGGTTAGTTATGATACTAGAAGAACGAGGTTGCACGCAAAAGCCTATCTTTTTGAAAGGAAAACTGGTTTTTCTTCTGCGTATATTGGTTCTTCAAATATATCTAATGCAGCGCTGACTGATGGATTAGAATGGAATATAAAAATTAGTCAGTATGAGCAACCTTTTCAATGGGCTAAAATAAAAGCTACTTTTGATACTTATTGGAATGATAGAGAATTTGAAATCTATAATAAAGATGACAAGTCTAGATTGATAAAAGCGTTACAAGCAGAAAAAGATAAAAATAATACTGAATTTGTGATGCCAAATTTTGATCTAGCACCATATCCATTCCAAAAAGAAATACTTGAATCAATATGGGCAGAACGTCAACTGAACAGAAACAAACACTTAATTGTAGCTGCAACAGGCACTGGCAAAACGATGATTGCAGCTTTTGATTTTAAGAAATTCAGGCAGGATTTTTTTGAAGCCCATAAAAGAGAACCACGTTTATTGTTCATAGCACATAGAGAAGAGATATTAAAACAATCTCTGTACACATTTAGAATGGTTCTACGAGATCATAATCTTGGAGATATGATGGTTGGTGGAAATGTTCCAGAGAATACGGAACAAATATTTGCTTCAATTCAAACATATAACTCAAAAGAAATCCATGATCTCTTAGATTCTGAATATTTTGATTATATTGTAGTAGATGAGTTCCATCATGCAGCAGCACCTAGCTATAAGTCACTTCTGGATCATGTGAATCCTAGTTGCTTGTTAGGTTTAACAGCAACTCCAGAACGTGCTGATAATTTAGATGTTAAGAAGTTCTTTGATAATCACATAACTGCAGAGATTCGTTTACCTGATGCAATAGACAGAAAGTTGTTGTGTCCGTTCCAATATTTTGGTATTGCCGATAGCGTTGATTATTCCAAGTTGAAATGGCAACGTGGTGGTTATGTACAAAGTGAACTCAGCGAGCTTTACACTGCAGATGACCATCGTGCGGAAATGATTTGTGAGAAAACTGTACAGACGGTTTTGGATATCAAAAATGTTAAAGGTTTGGGCTTTTGTGTTTCGAAAGCACATGCAGAATACATGTCAAGGATATTCAATAAATATGGAATTCCAAGCGAGTATTTAATATCAGACTCCAGCAAAGATGTGAGAAAGTCTGTTCAGAAACGATTGTTAAACAAAGAGATTAACTTCATTTTTGTTGTAGATTTGTACAACGAAGGAGTTGATATTCCAGAAATAGACACTGTTCTTTTTTTACGTCCAACTGAAAGTTTAACAATATTCTTGCAACAATTAGGACGTGGGCTTCGGTTAAGTGATGGCAAGGATTGCTTAACAGTATTGGATTTTGTAGGACAAGCGAACAAAAACTATAGATTTGATTTGAAGTTCAAATCATTGATTGAAAATATAGGCCAAGATATCGCCTCAGAAATCAAGCAAGGTTTTCCACATTTGCCTGCTGGTTGTAGCATAGAATTAGAGAGGAAATCTAAAAAGTACATATTAGATAACATTAGTCAGGTTCTCAATCTCAGGCGGCAAACAATTGTGAACAGAATTTCTAGCTTTGTTGCTGATACAGGAATGGAATTGTCATTTGAGAATTTCATAGATTACTATGATTTAGACCTTGATGATATCTACAAAAAAATGTGCTGGTCAAGAGCATTAGTAGAAGCTCAAATCATTGATAATTTTAATGAACCTGATGAAGAGAAATTAACTAGCGGCTTGAGAAGAATTCAGCATATAGATGATAGCATTTATATTGATTGTGTTCTCAGGCATCTAATTGGTAGAAACATAGATGAAGAAACTCTTTCTGCAAAAGAAAGATACTATCTAACAATGTTTGTTCTAACTATCTGGAATAAGGAAAAGTTTACTTCATTAAAAGATGCTTTTTCTAAGTTGCTAGGTAATCCTGTGATATATGATGAAATAATCATGCTGTTAGGATACAAGAAGAGCATCATAAGGTCTATTTCTCCTGAAATATCATTGCCATATGTTTCATCTCTAAGTTTGCATTCTAGGTACACGCAAGCAGAAGCACTCGCTGGGCTTGGTTATTTTGATTTACAGAATAATCATACTGTACAGGCTGGTGTGCTGCCTATCAAAGATAAAAAGACAGATGTTTTTTTCATTACTTTAAACAAGAATGAAAGGGACTATTCTCCAACTACGATGTACAATGACTATGCAATTAATGAGAATCTCTTCCATTGGCAAAGTCAGGCATCAACTAGAGTTGATTCTAAAACCGGGCAGAGATATATCAATCACAAGAACAACGGTCATACAATCCTTCTTTTTGTAAGAGTAAACAAAAGGGTCAATTCTTTAGCTCAGCCTTATTATTTCTTAGGGCCAGCGGAGTATGTGAGTCATGAGGGTGAAAAGCCAATAAACTTCGTATGGAAACTAAAGTATCCAATTCCTGCTCACTTATTAAGAGAAACAGCAAGGCTCATAGTTGGATGA
- a CDS encoding UDP-glucose/GDP-mannose dehydrogenase family protein, which produces MKVSIIGSGYVGSVSAACFAELGHEVICIDIDEEKVKQINAGTAPIWEEGLDELLAKYSQKTLIATSDYDYAVENSDASFICVGTPSGEDGSIDLSIVKAASASLGKAIAKKDRYHVVVVKSTVVPETTEKVVLPIVEEYSGKKAGKDFGIVMNPEFLREGKAVYDFMHPDKIVVGAIDERSSFVVSELYRNLDCEITRTNPGTAEMIKYVNNSFLATKISFANEIGNICKQLGIDTYEVMDAVGTDFRVERQFLNCGAGFGGSCFPKDVKALIGKANQIGYAPELLQSVVDVNNRQPLKMIELLQEKIGDLKNKRITVLGLAFKNDTDDIRESRSIPVIDQLLQLEADIAAYDPMAEESMRKLFHDVTYCKSASEALTEADGCLIMTEWDEFRELDKEFDLMANHVVIDGRKLINPEKLSTQIDYEGICW; this is translated from the coding sequence ATGAAAGTATCCATTATTGGTTCGGGCTATGTCGGGTCAGTCTCAGCCGCTTGTTTTGCGGAACTCGGGCATGAAGTGATCTGCATTGACATTGATGAAGAGAAAGTAAAACAGATCAATGCGGGAACAGCACCTATCTGGGAAGAGGGGTTGGATGAACTGCTGGCAAAGTACAGCCAGAAGACACTCATTGCAACATCGGATTATGATTATGCTGTTGAGAACTCCGATGCTTCATTTATCTGCGTGGGGACACCATCAGGAGAGGATGGGAGCATTGACCTCTCAATAGTCAAAGCTGCAAGTGCCAGCCTTGGGAAAGCCATTGCTAAGAAAGATCGCTATCATGTAGTGGTTGTAAAGAGTACAGTCGTGCCTGAAACAACCGAGAAGGTCGTACTTCCGATAGTAGAAGAGTACTCCGGCAAGAAGGCAGGAAAGGACTTTGGAATAGTCATGAACCCGGAATTCCTCAGGGAAGGCAAGGCTGTCTATGATTTCATGCACCCTGACAAGATCGTGGTTGGCGCCATCGATGAGAGGTCATCTTTTGTCGTATCAGAACTCTATCGCAATCTGGACTGTGAGATCACTCGCACCAATCCAGGGACAGCAGAGATGATCAAATACGTCAACAACTCATTTCTCGCAACAAAGATATCCTTTGCCAACGAGATAGGGAACATCTGCAAGCAGCTTGGAATCGATACATACGAGGTTATGGACGCCGTAGGAACTGACTTCCGTGTAGAGCGCCAGTTCCTCAACTGCGGAGCGGGATTTGGCGGATCATGCTTCCCCAAGGACGTAAAGGCACTCATCGGCAAAGCAAACCAGATCGGATATGCACCTGAACTCCTCCAGTCCGTTGTTGATGTAAATAACAGGCAGCCCCTGAAGATGATCGAGCTGCTTCAGGAAAAGATAGGTGATCTTAAGAACAAGAGAATAACCGTACTAGGTCTGGCCTTCAAGAACGACACTGATGACATCAGAGAATCCAGATCCATTCCTGTAATCGATCAACTGCTGCAACTTGAAGCAGATATCGCCGCATACGACCCGATGGCCGAAGAAAGCATGAGAAAACTCTTTCACGATGTAACATACTGCAAGAGCGCATCCGAAGCCCTGACAGAAGCCGATGGCTGCCTCATCATGACAGAGTGGGACGAATTCAGGGAACTGGACAAAGAGTTTGACCTCATGGCAAACCATGTTGTTATCGATGGCAGGAAGCTAATCAATCCTGAAAAGCTCAGCACACAGATTGATTACGAAGGCATCTGCTGGTAA
- a CDS encoding phosphate-starvation-inducible PsiE family protein has protein sequence MKTFFNLQRLNQKTIFKMVTDFVTSIVLYILLLALIVGVLNILVDIKSMFFGSSNGGFAQIVSGVLTIFVLIDLFKTFVDYREHEEIRITYVTDATILIVMREIAVGVYVQRFDYQFILGMSILLLTLGVIRALAVKYPPIKSSHQAIIQ, from the coding sequence ATGAAAACATTTTTTAATCTACAGAGACTAAACCAGAAAACAATATTCAAAATGGTAACTGATTTTGTTACTAGCATCGTTCTTTACATATTGTTATTAGCTTTGATTGTTGGAGTTTTGAATATCTTAGTTGACATCAAATCAATGTTTTTCGGGTCTTCAAATGGTGGTTTTGCCCAGATCGTATCTGGTGTTCTTACGATTTTTGTTCTCATCGACCTTTTCAAGACTTTTGTTGATTATCGTGAACATGAAGAAATCAGAATTACATACGTGACGGATGCCACAATCTTAATAGTTATGCGTGAAATTGCAGTAGGGGTATATGTTCAAAGATTTGATTATCAGTTTATTTTAGGCATGTCCATATTGTTGTTAACATTGGGTGTTATAAGAGCACTGGCTGTTAAATATCCACCTATTAAAAGCAGTCACCAAGCGATAATACAATAA
- a CDS encoding immunoglobulin-like domain-containing protein has protein sequence MKKLLILVVLIAALAVAGCVEEEINAATNAVQAVPNQTEEKDNGIPLNEVEDDTWGIQLTATKVTPTGMTLVCKQSGGGPTGELQTGSYLILEESINEQWLPVEMTPSEYERAWTDEAWIIPMNDTVEWEVDWEWVYGELPEGNYRIGKEIMDFRSAGNYDEKMYYANFEVTN, from the coding sequence ATGAAGAAATTATTAATATTAGTGGTATTGATAGCAGCTCTTGCAGTTGCAGGATGCGTTGAAGAAGAAATAAATGCAGCTACAAACGCCGTTCAAGCAGTTCCTAATCAAACAGAAGAAAAAGATAATGGAATACCACTAAATGAAGTGGAAGATGATACTTGGGGTATTCAATTAACTGCGACTAAAGTTACTCCTACTGGAATGACATTGGTATGTAAACAGTCAGGTGGGGGACCAACTGGAGAATTACAAACTGGTAGTTATCTTATATTAGAAGAATCAATAAATGAACAATGGTTACCTGTAGAAATGACACCATCAGAATATGAGAGAGCTTGGACAGATGAGGCCTGGATTATTCCAATGAATGACACTGTGGAATGGGAAGTTGATTGGGAATGGGTATATGGTGAGCTTCCTGAAGGGAATTACAGAATCGGTAAAGAGATTATGGATTTCAGAAGTGCAGGAAATTATGATGAAAAGATGTATTATGCTAATTTTGAAGTAACAAATTAA
- a CDS encoding transposase: MKQNCTKLDHRTITVSKHHCIFEEAKRYSKSQYFKEDMRMGACIEPKQGEMKRFRGLERAKFWGIEKLNVQATLTGIVVNIKRFVKMCDNSCRSLG; the protein is encoded by the coding sequence TTGAAACAAAACTGTACAAAACTTGACCACAGGACTATCACAGTAAGTAAACATCATTGTATTTTTGAGGAAGCTAAGAGGTACAGTAAATCTCAGTATTTTAAAGAGGATATGAGGATGGGAGCATGCATCGAACCAAAACAAGGAGAGATGAAAAGATTTCGTGGGTTGGAAAGGGCAAAGTTCTGGGGAATAGAGAAGCTAAATGTTCAAGCAACGTTAACTGGAATTGTGGTTAATATCAAGAGATTTGTTAAAATGTGTGACAATAGTTGTAGAAGCTTAGGTTAA
- a CDS encoding transposase, translating into MQEDEGNICRRKGQAKDRIVNPVDPDARYGAKSDDKKFVGYKVNSTMSEDRFITNINATCGNSYDGDVLLPLIDKGLTNDQIISKVVADGAYGSATNRFELFIISKKVIVKTVV; encoded by the coding sequence ATTCAGGAAGATGAAGGAAACATTTGCAGAAGAAAAGGTCAGGCCAAAGATAGAATAGTAAATCCAGTAGATCCTGATGCCAGATATGGAGCAAAATCAGATGATAAGAAATTTGTTGGCTACAAAGTGAATTCTACAATGTCAGAAGACAGATTCATAACTAATATCAATGCTACCTGCGGCAACAGTTATGATGGAGACGTATTATTACCACTAATTGATAAGGGATTAACTAACGATCAAATAATCAGCAAAGTAGTAGCAGATGGGGCTTATGGTAGTGCTACTAATCGATTTGAATTATTTATCATTTCAAAAAAAGTGATTGTCAAAACTGTGGTTTGA
- a CDS encoding transposase, producing the protein MYSVSNFKQTTFLYGPEIYEKLIQKDHLLYKINEKVDFSFIAEVCKDLYSLNKGRPVTNTPEMMLLSAVVQYLYDYSDRQMEYEAQVNIMVKWFIGLNLDENAYDHGA; encoded by the coding sequence ATGTATTCTGTTTCAAACTTCAAGCAAACAACTTTCTTATATGGCCCTGAAATATACGAAAAGCTGATACAAAAGGACCACTTGCTTTACAAGATCAATGAAAAGGTCGATTTCTCATTTATCGCTGAGGTCTGCAAAGACCTCTACTCATTAAACAAAGGCAGACCTGTAACAAATACACCCGAAATGATGCTTCTGTCTGCAGTAGTTCAATACCTATACGATTATTCCGATAGGCAGATGGAATATGAAGCACAGGTAAACATAATGGTGAAGTGGTTTATTGGACTAAATTTGGATGAGAATGCATACGATCATGGTGCATAG
- a CDS encoding endonuclease/exonuclease/phosphatase family protein — MKKEIIAIIILITFSLGCISENADSTDELVTDIEQQLPEETYANDSKLTNETVNANDPNVNEPITTENTSIENEIISDETIRVGAFNVQVFGVTKASKPEVMEVLADIIRTYDIVAIQEIRDKSQTALPSLVDLVNSDGSEYDYVVSERLGRTSSKEQYAYVYDTQTISVSDSYTYPEPNGTDPFHREPFVTSIEALHGDYTATLAVIHTDPDEAAVEINALDDVLSYAQSQNPGEDDFIIMGDLNADGSYFDEDGTSDLDSYYWVIDDSQDTTTKSTNYTYDRIILTDGSDIVGESGVFRFDLIYGLDEDMTINVSDHYPVFVEFLLNQGIE, encoded by the coding sequence ATGAAAAAAGAAATCATTGCAATTATCATTCTTATAACCTTTTCATTAGGATGTATATCTGAAAATGCTGATTCTACTGATGAATTAGTAACTGATATAGAGCAACAATTACCTGAAGAAACATATGCAAATGACTCAAAATTAACCAATGAAACAGTTAATGCAAATGATCCGAATGTCAATGAACCTATTACCACAGAAAACACATCCATTGAAAACGAAATAATCAGCGATGAAACCATTAGGGTAGGTGCTTTCAATGTTCAGGTATTTGGAGTCACAAAAGCATCGAAACCCGAAGTCATGGAGGTTCTTGCTGACATTATCAGGACTTACGACATAGTTGCAATTCAAGAAATCAGGGATAAATCACAAACAGCACTTCCATCTCTTGTTGACCTTGTGAACTCTGATGGTTCAGAATACGACTATGTTGTAAGTGAAAGACTCGGTAGAACATCTTCAAAAGAACAGTATGCCTATGTCTACGATACCCAGACAATTTCAGTATCAGATTCATATACTTATCCAGAACCAAATGGTACAGACCCATTCCATAGAGAACCCTTTGTGACTTCGATAGAAGCTCTACATGGAGACTACACTGCGACCCTAGCGGTAATCCATACTGATCCAGATGAAGCTGCAGTGGAGATTAATGCACTCGATGATGTCCTATCCTATGCTCAGTCACAGAATCCCGGTGAAGACGATTTCATAATTATGGGTGATTTGAATGCAGATGGAAGTTATTTTGATGAAGATGGAACTTCTGATCTTGATTCATATTATTGGGTAATTGATGATTCCCAGGATACAACTACTAAGTCTACAAATTATACGTATGACAGGATAATCTTGACTGATGGCAGTGACATTGTGGGTGAATCAGGGGTATTCCGGTTTGATTTGATTTATGGCCTTGATGAAGATATGACCATCAATGTGTCAGATCATTACCCTGTTTTCGTGGAGTTTTTATTGAACCAAGGTATAGAATAA
- a CDS encoding methylenetetrahydrofolate reductase, whose product MSQTFKDKLTSKDFLITAEVSPPKGTDLAEMISDAELTRGWVDALNVTDNQKAIMRMSPLAVSKALLDRSHEVIMQLTCRDRNRLALQSDLLGAYSMGIRNICIMTGDHTTKGDHPKAKPIYDLDSVQLLNIVRKMQGGFDLAGNEIDNPPQFVVGAVTNTDPSRKAQMMKLQKKVKTGIDFMQTQAVYDISMFEDFMESIGDIEVPIIAGVIPLRSANMARFMNGNIPGINVPDEIIERMGSTEKPKEEGMAICAEAIKELQKLCRGIHLMPIGKHNNTPTILEMADIRKKQ is encoded by the coding sequence ATGTCCCAGACCTTCAAAGACAAACTCACATCAAAGGATTTTCTGATAACAGCAGAGGTCAGCCCTCCAAAGGGAACAGACCTTGCAGAGATGATTTCTGATGCGGAACTCACAAGAGGATGGGTTGACGCTCTCAATGTAACTGACAATCAGAAAGCCATTATGCGTATGAGCCCACTGGCGGTAAGTAAGGCTCTCCTTGACCGTAGTCATGAAGTTATCATGCAGCTTACATGCAGGGACAGGAACAGGCTTGCGCTGCAATCCGACCTTCTTGGAGCATATTCCATGGGCATCAGGAACATCTGTATAATGACAGGTGACCACACAACAAAAGGAGATCATCCAAAAGCAAAGCCAATTTATGACCTGGACTCCGTTCAGCTTCTTAATATCGTCAGAAAAATGCAGGGTGGTTTTGACCTTGCAGGCAATGAGATTGATAATCCACCACAGTTTGTTGTAGGTGCCGTGACAAATACCGATCCTTCCAGAAAAGCACAGATGATGAAGCTGCAAAAGAAGGTCAAAACCGGGATTGATTTCATGCAGACTCAGGCTGTTTATGACATTTCCATGTTTGAAGACTTCATGGAATCCATCGGAGACATTGAAGTTCCGATTATCGCCGGAGTGATCCCACTCAGGTCTGCAAACATGGCCCGGTTTATGAACGGGAACATTCCGGGAATTAACGTACCTGATGAGATTATTGAGAGAATGGGGTCCACTGAAAAACCAAAAGAAGAAGGCATGGCTATTTGTGCAGAGGCAATAAAAGAACTGCAAAAACTCTGCCGTGGAATTCATCTCATGCCAATTGGCAAACATAACAATACACCAACCATACTTGAAATGGCCGACATCAGGAAGAAACAATAA